The genome window GGTAAAATCGGCAACTCTCGCATTTCGCACGGTCGCTTTGCCCTTGATCCCTTCTCTCCACAGCTCGTATGCATCGAGACTGGCGCCGAGCAGAGCGGAGGCGAGACTGACCGGAATCACCGCGTACAAAGGATACTGGTACAAGACATTTCCAGTCAAATGGCTTCCGGGCCCTTCCCCTTTTTGGCACCATGCGACCATATCGATTGTCCGGTGCTCCGGAACGAACGCCCGACTCACTCGCAGATGATTACTCCCCGTTCCTCTCTGTGCGATGGTATTCCACGTCGGGACGATCGTAAAATCCCTTTTCGGGACGAGCAGCATCATGGGTCTCTGCGAATCTATGCCATTTCCTGCTCCTGCAGCTGCATGGGCAAAAATCATCGCCCAGTCGCTATGGTCGATTCCAGACGAAAAGCCCCACTCTCCCTCTACCAAATAGCCTCCGTCTACTCTCGTGACCTGATTGGCAGGCGATCCGCCAAAGGAAGAAGCGATGCAGGCATCCGGCTCCTCGCCCCAGACCTCTCGCTGGGCTTCTTCGGAATAATAGGCCAGCATCCAGGAATGCAGCACCAAGAGCCCGTAGCACCAGCCCGCTGAAGGATCGGCTTTTGCCAGCTCGACAGTCGTCTCGTACATGGTCTGGATCCCCAGCTCCGCACCGCCCCAGCGCTTGGGCATGAGGGCCCGGATCAGTCCGGCATTGCGAAAGGCTTGGATCGTTTCCTTTGGCTGGCAGCGGAGCTCTTCCGTCAGAGCGGCGCGTGACCGAATGGCCGGGACCATCTCGCGGATGAGCTCCATCGCTTTGTCGTGAGTAAGTGGTTGTATGCTTTGGCTTTGCATCATCGATTCCTCCCTGGCATGTGATCTTATGGATCATGGTACACCCAGATGTCAGCTGGATTGAAATACCGGGATATGATATCGGTAATAAGCTCTCCTTATTACGATCTCTCTTTTCCTCACTTGCATGTTATGATGAAAAAACAGCCTATCGCTGCAGATCGAATGTCAGGAGGCCCTTTATGGACGTTCGCCAACTCCGGTACTTTATCGCGGTCGCAGAGCACTTGAATTTTACCGAAGCTGCCCGCGCCCTGTTTGTCGCTCAACCCGCCGTTAGCCAGCAGATCGCTCATTTGGAAAAAAGCCTCGGTGTCCAGCTGTTTATCCGAAGCAAGCATTCGGTGGAATTGACGCATGCCGGAGCCATATTTCTCAAGGATGCCCGGGAAATTGTGAAGCGATTGGAAGAGTCGATAGAGACGGTCCAGCTGGCCGAGGAAGGCAAGGTAGGTAATATCAAGATCGGTCTGCTGAGTGTCTCCGTGCGCACCTTCCTCCCATTGGTCGTAAGAGCGTTCCGTAAAAAGCATCCCTCTATCCGCATCCACTTTGCCTTTTATAACGTCGGGGAAATGAACCATAAGCTGGAAAAGGATGAAATTGACCTCGCGTTTACCCTCTCTCACGGATTGGGCAAGCTAGGCAGCATCGCATCAAAAAAACTGTGGACGCAGCGCTACTGTGTCATCTTGCCCCATGATCACCCGCTGGCAGCCAGCCCCTCCCTGCGGCTCGAACAGCTGGCCCAGGAGCCCTTTGTCATGCTGGACCGTGCTCAATCTCCCCAAGGCTATGATCACATCCTGTCGCTCTGCGCGAAGAGGGGGTTCTCCCCTGATATCGTCAGTCATGCTTCCCGGATCGATGCCGTCATGCTCATGGTCGATGCAGGTATCGGCATTACCGTTCAAACCAAGCATGTGCACTTGTATGCCACTCCTACTCTCCGATTAATTGAGCTGGAAGGGGAGGAATACGAGGTGGATGTCGTCACATCCTGGAAGGAGCAAACAACCAATCGCTCCGTTGCCTTGTTCCTGGAGGAAGTCGAGTTGTGGTTGGGGAATACTGTAGGTGCTTTATAAAGGGTACGAATATTATGAGTACGATACAATCAAAAAGGAGACAATCACACATGGAGCTGTCCATTTCCAATGAGTCGACCCCATCGGACAAAGCCTATGTCCGGCAAAAGATGTATGAGTTCAACTCGGCCCATTTTCCCGCCGAGCTGAAAGGGAGATATCAGGAGGTCAATCTGTTTGTAAAAGATGCCGAGGGTCAATTGTTCGGCGGCATCCTGACCGAAATCGCCTGGAACTGGATGGAGGTCCACTATCTGTATGTGAGCGAAGAGCTCCGCAAAGCAGGCTATGGCTCCAAGCTGATGGCAGAAGCGGAAAGAATCGCCCGCGAGAACAAGTGCGATTTCATCAAGCTCGATACGTTAAGCTTTCAAGCACTGGAGTTCTATCGGAGGCTTGGCTTTGAAGTGTACGGACAAATCGAAAATGCCGGCGGATTTACCCACTACTATTTGAAAAAAAATCTGTAGACTCCCACTGCAGGGAACCAAAAAAAGAGCGAGGGGCCTATGCCCCCTGCTCTTTATTCATGCTTACCGCTCTTAGTCGGCCAAAATGACAGTCGACATCTGCGTCATATCAGCAATCGCCTGCTCGTTCACCGCAAGTCCGAGGCCCGGGCGATCCGGCAGCTTGATGGTTTTGTTCTCGTACGGGAACGGCGCTACGTCGCGGGAGATCATCAGCGGACCTACCAGCTCGTTGGAGATGATCGCTTTTTTGGCCGCTGACAAATGGGCTCCGGCAGCCGTCGCTATCGCTGATTCGACCATGGAGCCCACCTGACACTCCATCCCGGCCATCTCTGCCTGTGCTACCAGCTTCAGCGCCGGATAAATTCCGCCTGCTTTCATCAGCTTGATGTTCAGTTTGTCTGCGGCTTGCTTGATAATCGTCTCCCGCATTTCACGATCACCGTGCACACCTTCATCAATCATGACGGGAATAGGCGTCTGCCTTCGGATTTCCGCAAGGGCTGTAATGTCGTCTGCCAAGACTGGCTGCTCGATCCAGTCAATCCTGCAATCCTTCACCTGCTCCAGCACCCACATGCTGAGTGCGCGGTTCTTCCACCCCTGATTGGCGTCGACGCGAAGCTGCACGTCATGCCCGATCGCCTTTCGCACAGCGCGGATACGCTCTACGTCCAGAGCTGGATTGGAGCCTACCTTGATCTTGATCGTCGCGTATCCGTCCCGAAGCGCCTGCACAGCTTCTTCCGCCATGACGCTTGGCTCCAATATGCTGACGACGTATGGCACAGGCATCACTTCATGGTAGCGCCCGCCCAAAAGATTGTAGACCGGTTGTCCCGTCGCTTTTCCCATGATGTCATAGCAGGCCAGATCAATGGCGGCTTTGGCTGAGGGAGATCCGTAAACAGTGGCGCCCATCCGTTCATGAATTCGCTCGATCGCAAACGGGTCCTCTCCCATCACGAGTGGAGCCAGGTGATGGACCAGCATGCTGTACGTACTCTCCCATGTCTCTCCCGTCACATGCTGATCAGGTGTAGCCTCTCCGTAGCCTGTGATTCCTGCATCCGTCTCCATCTTGATGATCAGAGTCGGCATGTCGTAGTACGCATCATACGCGACGATAAATGGCCGGATGAGAGGGAGTTTGATACCCGATACGGTAATCGAAGTGATTTTCACAGCAGATCCACCCTTCTTGTTCAGGTAAAGGTCCTTACTGATAGCCAATCAAGTGTGCAATGGTCACGAAGATGGCCCCGAGCAAATAGTGACCGATGATCAACGGCAATATCCACTTGGCCCATTTCACCCAGGATACGCCCGCCAAAGCCAAACCCGCCATGAAATATCCCGATGTCGGTGTGAAAATGTTGGAGATTCCGTCCCCCAACTGAAACGCCAGCACAGCCGTTTGGCGAGTCACACCGACCAGGTCTCCCAGCGGGGCCATGATCGGCATGGTCACCGCCGCTTGCCCGCTGCCTGACGGAATGATGTAACTAATCAGACATTGGACGATATACATTCCGATCGCGGTCAGACCGGATGGAAGTGATCCCACCGCATTTGCCAGGCCGTACAGGATCGTATCCATGATCTTGCCATCTTGCAGAATCACCAGAATCCCTCTCGCCACGCCAACAACCAATGCTCCCATCACCAACGTACGGCAGCCTTCGATGAATGCTTCCGCGATGTTGTTCAGTGAGATCTTGGAAACGATCCCCATCAGCACACCCATCAAGAGGAACAATCCCGCAATCTCCGTCAAGTACCAGCCTAGCTTGGATACCCCGATGGCCAAAACGACAAGCGTAGCCAGCAGGATGACCAAGACCAGCTTTTGTCTTCCCGTCAAGCCCGTGAACTGCTCCGCTTGCGGTTGCTTTTCTATCATCGTCAGATCCGAATCGTAGGTAATGCTGCTCTTCGGATCCTTTTTCACTTTATCTGCATAGCGCATGACAAACCAGATGCTGACACCGACAAATACGACCCACATCACGAGGCGCAGCCCCAATCCAGAGAACACCGGAATCTGTGCAATCCCTTGTGCGACACCGACCGTAAACGGGTTCATGAATGCCGACGCAAATCCTGCTGATGTTCCGAGCAGCACGACAGCTGCCCCTGTCATCGAGTCAAAGCCGAGCCTCAGCATGAGCGGCACCAGAATCGTGATGTACGGAATGGTCTCCTCTGCCAAGCCGAGCATGGCTCCCCCGAGGGCAAAGAAGATCATCAAGACGGGAATGATCAGCTTCTCGCGACCCGCCATTCGCTGCGAAATGCTTCCGACTGCGCCTTCGATCACATTCGTCGAACGCAGGATTCCAAAAGAACCACCTACGATAAAAATGTAAAAGATGATGTCCGCAGCTTCGGTCATTCCTGTATAAATGGACTGGAAGACGTCCATGAAGCCTGCATGTTCGGCTTCGACCGGATGGTAGCTGCCATCCACGGCAATCATACGGCCATTGGCGTCCTCTGCGCGATCGTACTCACCAGGGGTAACCACGTAAGTAGCAATGGCCGCTAGTAAAATGACGGAAAACAAGATGACAAATACGTGAGGCACTCTTGAAGCCATGTCTGAACCCTCCCTCGTTAAAGATTACCGACAGATGTCGCTATCATGTCGTAAATTTATAAAAATTAATATAAGGGAATATTCATACGGTCGTCAAGAAATTTTCTAAAAATTGCTGCGATATACAGCCCTCGGCCTTCCCTGTTTGTACGGCTGCTCTTCTCCCACCGACTCGACAAAATGCTGCTCGATCATTTTCTTCAAAATCCGTTCGGCACTTCTCCTGCTCAGCTGTAAATATTCGGAAAGATCCGTTGCCGTAAAACGGTTCTCGCGGCGCAGCTTAATAAAGCTGGACAGCTTGCTGACCGTAGCGATGCTAAGCCCGGTCAATTCGGCTATATGCAAGAGCTCCCGATCTTCGCTTTTCAAATGGTAGGCTTTGTTGGCTGCGCCGAGTGGCCCAATCACTTCTTTCTCATGCGTAACCAGAAATGCACTGCTCTCTTTTTGCTTCCGTGCGTGAAACAGCCCGATGCGTGCATGAGCTTCCGCTTCCTTGGCCGTCATGCCAAACCCAAATCCCATGCTGATGGTCACGCCAAACAAATGCTCCATGCTTCCCATCACAGGCATCCGTGTGAAATGATCGGTCATTTGTTCAATGCTGCCTCTCGTCCCATACAGGATGAACTGATCCAATCCAAGCTGCTGGATGGAAGCATCCGTCTCCTTGCCCAATTCAAGCAGCAATTGCTGCAGCATGATTCCTGCATCAGGCTTTGCCCCTTCGCCGTCCCCATCGAGCTGATTGATGGCGGCCAGGCCTACGGCAATCTGCGCATTTTCACTGATCATCAGCTGTCCGATATGGGCAGCTCTGGCGACTGTTTCCCGGATGCTCTTCTCCGGCACGATCATATTGATACAAGGAATTCCTAGCAATTTCAATTGTTCATAGACATAATCCACACTGGTCAATACCAGGTTGCACCTGCCACTCTGATAGTTTTCCCGATGAAAATGGAAGATTTGCTCCGGATCAAACACCGTTCCCGCTCCGTCGATGATCTGGCTGTAATCAGTCACGCACCACTGCGAGCTGTCCAGCTCCCATTCCGCGACGGCTTGCTCCAAGTAGGATCGCTTTGGAGTATCCACGGACAGGGCGCGCAGACCCTCGCTGCGATTCAGCAGAATGTGCCCGAGATTGAGGGTCAGGGTGTATTCGTCAGATGGAATGTACACAGATGGCAAGCGTTTCCCCGATTTTCTTTGATTGGCAAAGTAATAAGGCAGCGGACCGGCAAATAGCAGTACGTCGCACCCTTGGATTTGCTCTACCAATGCACCACACTCCATCGGATTTCGATAGAGGTACGCCTGAAATTTGATCTGGTCAAAATGTTCTGCGTGCGCCGTAATACGTGGGGCAAAATCTTCGGGCGTGATCACGGCTACTCGTATCAGCATGAACGTCCTCTCCTTTCATCCAGCCTTTTGGAATTCCTGCTCCCTGCTATTTTGAATCATACCAGAAAAGTCCGATGATTCACACATCTCCGGTTAGCAATCGCGCATGGATCGTTGTCCCGATGCCTAGCCAAGGCCTCAAACAATCAGCCACAAAACTACCATTCTTTCGAACAGGAGCTCTGTGGCTGCATCCCTCATTTTCTCATGTTCTTTTTCGTAGCCAATTCCGTGTAATACGCGGTTTCCCGGTTGACATCCTGATTGAACTCGGTGCTGTTGGCATAGTCATTTTCCACTTGAATATCCGTCAGCTTCTTGACGAACGCAGGGTCCTGCTCCATTTTGGCGATCGACTCCTGCCATTTGGCGATGACGTAGTCCGGGGTTCCTTTGGCGAAGGACACACCCGTCCACCAGAAAACCGTCAGACCTTTGATCCCGAGCTCTTCCGCTGTCGGCACGTCTGGAAGAAAAGGACTGCGCTCTTGGCCGGATACCGCGAGAATCTTGACCTTCCCTGCCTGCAGCATCGGCATGATTTCCCCGATCGTATGAACAGCCAGAACCGCATGACCCCCAGCGACCTTAGGAACAGAATCGGAAGCGCCTTTCGTCACGATCATTCTCGTCTTGGAGAAATCCGCGCCGATCGCATCGAGCCATTCCGCTACGCCAAATGCAGAAAATCCGGCAGGTCCGACAGACGTCCAGGTCAATTGCTCCGGATGCGCCTTCACCCATTGAGAAAATTCCGCGAAGTCCTTCCAGGGAGCGTCTGCCTTGACGGCGAATGCCAAGGTCCCTTTGCCAATGCGTGACGTGTAAATTTGATCCTCATTTTTCACTGGGGAATTCAGCATGCCTGCGGTGAGCATCGTCGTATTGGAGACGTTGACAGCCAATGCGGTATATCCATCTGGTTTTGCCTGCTTCAGGGCATATTCCGCTCCTACCGCACCGCCGCCTCCTGCTTTGTTGACGACGACGATCGGCTGTCCCCATTCCTTGCTCAAATAGTCTGCGGTAGCGCGTGCGACCAGATCCACTCCACCCCCGGCCGAATAGGGGACGATATACTCGATCTGTTTGGTCGGATATTCCGGAGCCGGTTCACTTGGCGCAGGCTGAGCGGATGTCGGAGCGCCCTGAGTGGTCGCTGGCGTGTCTTTGGCTCCGCATGCACTGACTGAGACTGCCATCAAAAAAGACATCATGAGTGTTGCCCATTGCTTATACCCTTTCAACTTTGACTCCTCCTGTTTTACGTGACTACGCGACATCCATTCCCCGTTCCCGCTCTTCCTTCACCCGCTGATTCGTACGTCTGTTCAGCAGGATGGAGATGACCAATAGGGCTGCCGCCGCAATGAGAAGAACCAGTGAAATCGGTCGACTCCACACGATGGAGATGTCTCCTGCCCCCATCGCCATGGTATGGATAAAGGATTCCTCCAGCATGGGTCCCAAGATAAAGCACAGGACGAGTGGAACGACCGGCCATTTGTATTTGTGAAACAGATAGCCAAGCCCGCCAAAGAGAAACGCGACCAGGACATCAAACATGCTGTTGCGAACGCTGTAAGCCCCGATCGTGCAAAACATCAGGATAATCGGCGCCATGATGCCATAGGGAACGCGCGTCAGCTTGACCCATACCCAGACCATCGGAAGGTTCAGCACCAGCAGCATCGCATTCCCGACGAACATCGACGCGATGACCGTCCACACAAACGGCGCGTGCTGCTCAAACAGAACCGGCCCCGGCGTCAAGCCATAGATCATCAAACCGGCGAGCAGGATGGCGAGCGGAGGTGAGGATGGGATTCCCAAGGAAAACAAGGGGATGAAGCCTGCACTGCTCGTCGCATTATTGGCCGCCTCTGGCGCGGCGACTCCTTCGATCGCACCATTGCCGAACTTCTCAGGCTGCCGGGATACTTTTTTCTCCAGATCATAGGCGAGGAAGGCAGTGATCGCAGCGGAACAGCCAGGAAGCAAGCCGAGAAAAAAACCGACGAGCCCTCCTCTGAGCATGGGAGCGGCGCTCTTTTTCAAGTCTTCTTTTCCCGGATACACGCTGCCGGTCTTGGCGATGACGGCACCCGCCCGACGCTCCTCTATTCCTTTCAATACTTCGGTCACGGCAAAAAGACCGATAATGATGCTGATCATGTCAAATCCCCCCATCAGCTGGGAGACGCCATAATCAAATCGGGGCATGCCTGACGAGGGTCCCAGGCCGACCAATGCCAACGTATAACCAAATGCCCCCATCAAAAACGACTTGATTAAAGAACCTCCAGACAAACTGACCATGAGAGTAAGCGCGAGCAGCATGAGAGCAAAATACTCGGGAGGACCGAACTTGAGTGCCTGGTCAGCCAAAATCGGTGCAAAAAACACGAGACCGATGACACCAAGCACACCTGCACCAAATGAAGCGAGCGCGGAAATCCCCAGCGCGGGGCCACCCTTCCCCTTCTTGGCTAGAGGGTAGCCATCCAGGCAAGTCGGAACGGACGAGAGCTCTCCGGGAATGTTGAGCAAAATGGCGGTGGTCGAGCCTCCGTACATCGCCCCGTAGTAAATCCCCGCGAGCATAATGATGCCCTGAGTCGGCTCCAGTACCCCAGTCAGAGGCAGCAAAATCGCAATGGCCGAAGTCGGACCGAGGCCGGGCAGCACACCTACGAAGGTTCCCACCAATGCACCCACCGCAGCCATGAGCAGATTTTCCAGCGTTAGCGCCGAAGAGAACCCATCCATCAAAAGCTGAATGGTATCCATGGCTCCCCCCTCCTTTCAATCGAACAAGGATCCACTCGAAAAGGTAATTTGCAGCCAAACGATAAACACCGCATACAAGCATCCAGTGAGGACAATGGAAAAGAAAAGAGAAGTCAGCCATCGATAGAAACCGATCAAGCGAAACAAAACGAGAGAAGTCAGCAGCGTAGCCAGCACGTACCCCAACCAATCCAGCAGCCACACATAGAGAAATAGGGTGACAAAGCAAAAGATCAACCGTGATCTTTCACTGTTCCCTGCCGCTGACTCCGGGTCTTCGGCCGCAGCTTCTCCCTCTGCTTTCCTTGAGCGAAAGGATTGGAACAGCAAGGCCGCGCCCAATGCGATAAACACGATGGCCAGGATGAAAGGAAGCGTATGGTCACCGACATACGTGGAGCCCGAATAGCTCTGAAGCCGATAAGCCTCCCCGCTCACGATGAAGCCTAACCCTATGCACAAGAGCGCCCCGATCAGGTCAGGCAAATTTCTCAGGCGTATCACCTCATCACCTCTTTGACTAGAAAACTTGACTGCACCAAGCTTTTTGCACCCAAAGGGCACAAGTCTCGCCTTCAAAAGCTATCAACAGCCTATGGCACAAATGCCTATTGTGTGCGTTGACCATGCCCAGACAGAAAAACCGCCCGGGTGCGCTGCCCGGGCGGTCCAATCAAAAATCGGCTATTTTTCACCCAACACGTAATCCATCCCATGTGACAGGAGG of Brevibacillus choshinensis contains these proteins:
- a CDS encoding mandelate racemase/muconate lactonizing enzyme family protein, whose translation is MKITSITVSGIKLPLIRPFIVAYDAYYDMPTLIIKMETDAGITGYGEATPDQHVTGETWESTYSMLVHHLAPLVMGEDPFAIERIHERMGATVYGSPSAKAAIDLACYDIMGKATGQPVYNLLGGRYHEVMPVPYVVSILEPSVMAEEAVQALRDGYATIKIKVGSNPALDVERIRAVRKAIGHDVQLRVDANQGWKNRALSMWVLEQVKDCRIDWIEQPVLADDITALAEIRRQTPIPVMIDEGVHGDREMRETIIKQAADKLNIKLMKAGGIYPALKLVAQAEMAGMECQVGSMVESAIATAAGAHLSAAKKAIISNELVGPLMISRDVAPFPYENKTIKLPDRPGLGLAVNEQAIADMTQMSTVILAD
- a CDS encoding GNAT family N-acetyltransferase; amino-acid sequence: MELSISNESTPSDKAYVRQKMYEFNSAHFPAELKGRYQEVNLFVKDAEGQLFGGILTEIAWNWMEVHYLYVSEELRKAGYGSKLMAEAERIARENKCDFIKLDTLSFQALEFYRRLGFEVYGQIENAGGFTHYYLKKNL
- a CDS encoding acyl-CoA dehydrogenase family protein — translated: MMQSQSIQPLTHDKAMELIREMVPAIRSRAALTEELRCQPKETIQAFRNAGLIRALMPKRWGGAELGIQTMYETTVELAKADPSAGWCYGLLVLHSWMLAYYSEEAQREVWGEEPDACIASSFGGSPANQVTRVDGGYLVEGEWGFSSGIDHSDWAMIFAHAAAGAGNGIDSQRPMMLLVPKRDFTIVPTWNTIAQRGTGSNHLRVSRAFVPEHRTIDMVAWCQKGEGPGSHLTGNVLYQYPLYAVIPVSLASALLGASLDAYELWREGIKGKATVRNARVADFTHQQIRVAEVSATLEAAQALFEKSLARLAADQPIDTYERLRLRRNYGFTARLCNQAVKTMMDSSGAGSMFEANPLQRYWRDVQASSMHITFNMDHLGEMFGKLELGLPLNQKDSQLS
- a CDS encoding tripartite tricarboxylate transporter TctB family protein: MIRLRNLPDLIGALLCIGLGFIVSGEAYRLQSYSGSTYVGDHTLPFILAIVFIALGAALLFQSFRSRKAEGEAAAEDPESAAGNSERSRLIFCFVTLFLYVWLLDWLGYVLATLLTSLVLFRLIGFYRWLTSLFFSIVLTGCLYAVFIVWLQITFSSGSLFD
- a CDS encoding tripartite tricarboxylate transporter substrate binding protein, whose translation is MMSFLMAVSVSACGAKDTPATTQGAPTSAQPAPSEPAPEYPTKQIEYIVPYSAGGGVDLVARATADYLSKEWGQPIVVVNKAGGGGAVGAEYALKQAKPDGYTALAVNVSNTTMLTAGMLNSPVKNEDQIYTSRIGKGTLAFAVKADAPWKDFAEFSQWVKAHPEQLTWTSVGPAGFSAFGVAEWLDAIGADFSKTRMIVTKGASDSVPKVAGGHAVLAVHTIGEIMPMLQAGKVKILAVSGQERSPFLPDVPTAEELGIKGLTVFWWTGVSFAKGTPDYVIAKWQESIAKMEQDPAFVKKLTDIQVENDYANSTEFNQDVNRETAYYTELATKKNMRK
- a CDS encoding transcriptional regulator, which translates into the protein MLIRVAVITPEDFAPRITAHAEHFDQIKFQAYLYRNPMECGALVEQIQGCDVLLFAGPLPYYFANQRKSGKRLPSVYIPSDEYTLTLNLGHILLNRSEGLRALSVDTPKRSYLEQAVAEWELDSSQWCVTDYSQIIDGAGTVFDPEQIFHFHRENYQSGRCNLVLTSVDYVYEQLKLLGIPCINMIVPEKSIRETVARAAHIGQLMISENAQIAVGLAAINQLDGDGEGAKPDAGIMLQQLLLELGKETDASIQQLGLDQFILYGTRGSIEQMTDHFTRMPVMGSMEHLFGVTISMGFGFGMTAKEAEAHARIGLFHARKQKESSAFLVTHEKEVIGPLGAANKAYHLKSEDRELLHIAELTGLSIATVSKLSSFIKLRRENRFTATDLSEYLQLSRRSAERILKKMIEQHFVESVGEEQPYKQGRPRAVYRSNF
- a CDS encoding LysR family transcriptional regulator → MDVRQLRYFIAVAEHLNFTEAARALFVAQPAVSQQIAHLEKSLGVQLFIRSKHSVELTHAGAIFLKDAREIVKRLEESIETVQLAEEGKVGNIKIGLLSVSVRTFLPLVVRAFRKKHPSIRIHFAFYNVGEMNHKLEKDEIDLAFTLSHGLGKLGSIASKKLWTQRYCVILPHDHPLAASPSLRLEQLAQEPFVMLDRAQSPQGYDHILSLCAKRGFSPDIVSHASRIDAVMLMVDAGIGITVQTKHVHLYATPTLRLIELEGEEYEVDVVTSWKEQTTNRSVALFLEEVELWLGNTVGAL
- a CDS encoding tripartite tricarboxylate transporter permease, with the translated sequence MDTIQLLMDGFSSALTLENLLMAAVGALVGTFVGVLPGLGPTSAIAILLPLTGVLEPTQGIIMLAGIYYGAMYGGSTTAILLNIPGELSSVPTCLDGYPLAKKGKGGPALGISALASFGAGVLGVIGLVFFAPILADQALKFGPPEYFALMLLALTLMVSLSGGSLIKSFLMGAFGYTLALVGLGPSSGMPRFDYGVSQLMGGFDMISIIIGLFAVTEVLKGIEERRAGAVIAKTGSVYPGKEDLKKSAAPMLRGGLVGFFLGLLPGCSAAITAFLAYDLEKKVSRQPEKFGNGAIEGVAAPEAANNATSSAGFIPLFSLGIPSSPPLAILLAGLMIYGLTPGPVLFEQHAPFVWTVIASMFVGNAMLLVLNLPMVWVWVKLTRVPYGIMAPIILMFCTIGAYSVRNSMFDVLVAFLFGGLGYLFHKYKWPVVPLVLCFILGPMLEESFIHTMAMGAGDISIVWSRPISLVLLIAAAALLVISILLNRRTNQRVKEERERGMDVA
- a CDS encoding YfcC family protein, with product MASRVPHVFVILFSVILLAAIATYVVTPGEYDRAEDANGRMIAVDGSYHPVEAEHAGFMDVFQSIYTGMTEAADIIFYIFIVGGSFGILRSTNVIEGAVGSISQRMAGREKLIIPVLMIFFALGGAMLGLAEETIPYITILVPLMLRLGFDSMTGAAVVLLGTSAGFASAFMNPFTVGVAQGIAQIPVFSGLGLRLVMWVVFVGVSIWFVMRYADKVKKDPKSSITYDSDLTMIEKQPQAEQFTGLTGRQKLVLVILLATLVVLAIGVSKLGWYLTEIAGLFLLMGVLMGIVSKISLNNIAEAFIEGCRTLVMGALVVGVARGILVILQDGKIMDTILYGLANAVGSLPSGLTAIGMYIVQCLISYIIPSGSGQAAVTMPIMAPLGDLVGVTRQTAVLAFQLGDGISNIFTPTSGYFMAGLALAGVSWVKWAKWILPLIIGHYLLGAIFVTIAHLIGYQ